One window of the Vigna radiata var. radiata cultivar VC1973A chromosome 1, Vradiata_ver6, whole genome shotgun sequence genome contains the following:
- the LOC106762671 gene encoding mucin-22-like isoform X1: MDSRAVQTQGHKYDQHHRNPHNVGSQGVAHGDEHNQHDHEKKTVMKKVKQKAKKIKDSITKHGHHDHERGHEYHNEDQHIPDDHDLDEEDDEDVDHPVHGAPIYDSAPGRGAARRQVDAIGKSGVNLGGIAVMGGEPHQEPRVVVVSPTTGVNQSGVAEPTMTFIEVEKVVHTKVNLEEQIHLEEDPHAPRRAHAPPNHQTKVKNPTGAGGADIDVTPVEKSFSRMTILYEPNQEPPNLSPTVTETHHSSAGRNSQIAPELSSATNYPSIQSHGQYKPELSGEVKTKYPNSHGQFSPVLSKPTKTHYPEAQSHDQYLPQQSSATKTQYPSSGRSHDQFTPVSSTGHNIHHPSTKFHGQHLPQQSNTTKTQYPSSGGHDQFTPVSSTGPNIQHPSTKIHDQHLPQQFGATKTQYPSSGSHDQFTPVSSTEPNIQHPSTNFHDQHLPQQFSATKTHSPSSGSHDQYTPMSSTRPNIQHPSTKIHDQHLPQQFSATNTQYPSSGSHDQFTPVSSTGPNIQHPSTKIHDQHLPQQFSATNTHSPSSGSHDQFPPVSSTGPNIQHPSTKIHDQHLPQQLNATKTPYPSSRSHDQFTPVASTEPNMQHSSTRTHDQHLLQQFDETKHRYPSTGRHVQFTPEFSTQPNVQSHYTKTHDQYPSSVNHDQYPSTAIHDRHLPQQSSQGTKNTQYPSSGNHDQFLPEFSTQTRTPQAYNTTDIEESQYGSMEKPSNESSYTDKISSPTASIADTAVTAKNAVASKLGYGHRNETEATRAKMQENISNEEPSTVTLATAAIADKAVAAKNTVASKLGYGADTETTRAKMQENISNEEPSTVTLATAAIADKAVAAKNTVASKLGYGADTETTQTNTSSERPSTISSATSAIADKAVTAKNTVASKLGYGPETTHQEEKQSAISSATSAIADKAVTAKNTVASKLGYGPKTTHREEEKPSTISAATSAIADKAVNAKNTVASKLGYGPETTRREEEKQSTISAATSAIADKAVTAKNTVASKLGYGPETTQREEQKPSAISSATSAIADTAVSAKNTVASKLGYGADTETVQAKHHEEKPSTVSAATSAIANKAASAKNTVASKLGYGANTETTQTKNYQENTSNEQPSTISLATSAVADKAISAKNTVASKLGFGDTTTAHEEKRRDHAAAPTEYGKSVAQSLTENLGPVYGKSGVKSNVSGENASVVVEQDKGVSMRDYLADKLRPTPEDRALSEVISETLHKKEPVEVNEEGNKGVKRVISDAVHKREDDPEGRVDQQIPVWKVTESEEVKRRLGSEDEETERRYQELYVKSPGTGVVDKLMGMVGSLITNPVENESLQDSSTTNYGTEVEHLRQGGTERRLQESSN; the protein is encoded by the exons ATGGATTCAAGAGCAGTTCAAACTCAGGGGCACAAGTACGATCAACATCATCGCAATCCTCACAACGTTGGGTCACAAGGAG TGGCACATGGGGATGAACACAACCAGCATGACCATGAGAAGAAGACGGTTATGaagaaagtaaaacaaaagGCCAAGAAAATCAAGGACTCCATCACAAAGCATGGTCATCATGACCATGAACGTGGCCACGAATATCACAATGAAGATCAGCATATCCCTGATGATCATGACTTGGATGAAGAAGATGACGAAGATGTAGACCACCCAGTCCATGGAGCACCGA TTTACGACAGTGCACCTGGTAGAGGTGCAGCACGAAGGCAAGTCGATGCTATTGGGAAAAGTGGAGTTAATTTAGGAGGTATAGCAGTTATGGGAGGAGAACCTCATCAGGAACCAAGAGTAGTGGTTGTTTCTCCAACCACTGGAGTTAATCAAAGCGGAGTCGCTGAGCCAACTATGACATTTATTGAGGTAGAGAAAGTAGTGCATACCAAGGTCAATTTGGAGGAACAAATTCACTTGGAGGAAGATCCTCATGCTCCACGAAGGGCACATGCTCCACCAAATCATCAAACCAAAGTCAAAAATCCAACTGGGGCAG GTGGAGCAGATATTGACGTTACCCCAGTTGAGAAATCGTTCTCCAGGATGACTATTCTTTATGAGCCAAACCAAGAACCACCAAACCTCTCTCCAACTGTTACTGAAACTCACCACTCTTCCGCTGGAAGGAATTCCCAAATTGCACCAGAGCTGTCTAGTGCAACTAATTACCCATCTATTCAGAGCCATGGCCAATACAAGCCAGAACTTTCTGGTGAAGTTAAAACCAAATACCCCAATAGCCACGGTCAGTTTTCACCAGTGTTGTCTAAACCAACCAAAACTCACTACCCTGAAGCCCAAAGCCATGACCAATACTTGCCACAACAATCGAGTGCTACAAAAACTCAATACCCTTCTTCTGGAAGAAGTCATGATCAGTTTACACCGGTGTCATCTACTGGACATAATATTCATCACCCGTCTACCAAATTCCATGGACAACACTTGCCACAACAATCCAATACTACAAAAACTCAATACCCTTCATCTGGAGGCCATGATCAGTTTACACCAGTGTCTTCTACCGGACCTAACATTCAACACCCTTCGACCAAAATCCATGACCAACACTTGCCACAACAATTCGGTGCTACAAAGACTCAATACCCTTCATCTGGAAGCCATGATCAGTTTACACCAGTGTCATCTACTGAACCTAATATTCAGCACCCTTCTACCAATTTCCATGACCAACACTTGCCTCAACAATTCAGTGCTACAAAAACTCATTCCCCTTCATCTGGAAGCCATGATCAGTACACACCAATGTCTTCTACCAGACCTAATATTCAGCACCCTTCGACCAAAATCCATGACCAACACTTGCCTCAACAATTCAGTGCTACA AATACTCAATACCCTTCATCTGGAAGCCATGATCAGTTCACACCAGTATCTTCTACCGGACCTAATATTCAGCACCCTTCGACCAAAATCCATGATCAACACTTGCCTCAACAATTCAGTGCTACAAATACTCATTCCCCTTCATCTGGAAGCCATGATCAGTTTCCACCAGTGTCTTCTACCGGACCTAATATTCAACACCCTTCTACCAAAATTCATGACCAACACTTGCCTCAACAACTCAACGCTACAAAAACCCCGTACCCTTCATCTAGAAGCCATGATCAGTTTACACCAGTGGCATCTACTGAACCTAATATGCAACACTCTTCTACCAGAACTCACGACCAGCACTTGTTACAACAATTTGATGAAACAAAACATCGGTACCCTTCAACGGGAAGACATGTTCAGTTTACACCAGAATTCTCTACCCAACCTAATGTTCAGTCCCATTACACCAAAACCCATGATCAATACCCCTCATCTGTAAACCATGACCAGTACCCTTCTACCGCGATCCATGACCGACACTTGCCACAGCAATCTAGTCAAGGTACGAAAAATACCCAGTATCCTTCATCTGGAAACCACGATCAATTTCTACCAGAATTTTCAACTCAAACAAGAACCCCACAAGCCTACAACACCACAGATATCGAGGAATCCCAATACGGATCAATGGAGAAACCATCAAATGAGAGCAGTTACACAGATAAAATCTCATCACCAACAGCTTCAATAGCTGATACAGCCGTCACTGCTAAAAATGCTGTAGCTTCAAAGCTTGGATATGGCCACCGAAATGAGACTGAAGCAACTCGAGCAAAGATGCAAGAGAACATAAGCAACGAAGAACCATCCACAGTCACATTAGCTACAGCCGCAATAGCTGATAAAGCCGTCGCTGCCAAAAACACAGTAGCTTCCAAACTCGGATATGGTGCCGACACCGAAACAACTCGAGCAAAGATGCAAGAGAACATAAGCAACGAAGAACCATCAACAGTCACATTAGCTACAGCCGCAATAGCTGATAAAGCCGTCGCTGCCAAAAACACAGTAGCTTCCAAGCTCGGATATGGTGCCGACACCGAAACAACTCAAACAAACACAAGCAGCGAAAGACCATCAACAATCTCTTCAGCAACCTCTGCAATAGCTGATAAAGCTGTCACTGCCAAGAATACTGTTGCTTCAAAGCTTGGATATGGTCCTGAAACAACACACCAAGAAGAAAAGCAATCGGCAATCTCTTCGGCAACCTCTGCAATAGCTGACAAAGCTGTCACTGCCAAAAACACCGTAGCTTCAAAGCTCGGATATGGTCCTAAAACAACTCATCGGGAAGAGGAAAAACCATCGACAATTTCTGCGGCAACCTCTGCAATAGCTGATAAAGCTGTCAATGCCAAAAACACCGTAGCTTCAAAGCTCGGATATGGTCCTGAAACAACTCGTcgggaagaagaaaaacagtCAACAATCTCTGCGGCAACCTCTGCAATAGCTGATAAAGCTGTCACTGCCAAAAACACCGTAGCTTCAAAGCTCGGATATGGTCCTGAAACGACTCAACGGGAAGAACAAAAACCATCCGCAATCTCTTCAGCAACCTCGGCCATAGCTGACACAGCTGTCTCAGCCAAAAACACCGTTGCCTCCAAGCTCGGGTATGGTGCTGACACTGAAACAGTTCAAGCAAAGCATCACGAAGAAAAACCATCAACAGTCTCTGCAGCCACCTCTGCGATAGCTAATAAAGCTGCCTCAGCCAAGAACACAGTAGCTTCAAAGCTCGGATACGGTGCCAACacagaaacaacacaaacaaagaaCTACCAAGAAAATACAAGCAATGAACAGCCATCAACAATTTCTTTAGCAACCTCAGCAGTAGCTGATAAAGCTATCTCAGCCAAAAACACCGTAGCTTCCAAGCTGGGTTTCGGTGACACAACAACAGCAcatgaagagaagagaagagatcATGCTGCTGCACCAACTGAATATGGAAAGAGTGTAGCTCAGTCTCTGACAGAGAACCTAGGTCCAGTTTATGGAAAGAGTGGTGTGAAATCCAATGTTTCAGGTGAAAATGCTAGTGTGGTTGTAGAACAAGACAAGGGTGTTTCTATGAGGGACTATTTGGCGGACAAGCTGAGGCCTACCCCTGAAGACAGGGCTCTCTCTGAAGTGATATCAGAGACTTTGCATAAGAAGGAGCCAGTGGAGGTCAATGAGGAAGGGAACAAGGGAGTGAAAAGAGTGATTTCTGATGCAGTGCATAAGAGAGAGGATGACCCTGAGGGAAGAGTAGACCAACAGATACCAGTATGGAAGGTAACAGAATCAGAGGAAGTGAAAAGAAGGTTAggaagtgaagatgaagaaactGAGAGAAGGTACCAAGAGCTGTATGTGAAGAGTCCAGGGACAGGTGTGGTTGATAAGCTTATGGGAATGGTTGGGTCATTGATTACCAATCCAGTGGAGAACGAATCCTTACAAG ATTCCTCTACTACGAATTATGGGACAGAAGTGGAACATCTTCGCCAAGGTGGAACTGAAAGAAGACTACAGGAGTCATCTAATTGA
- the LOC106762671 gene encoding mucin-22-like isoform X2, with amino-acid sequence MDSRAVQTQGHKYDQHHRNPHNVGSQGVAHGDEHNQHDHEKKTVMKKVKQKAKKIKDSITKHGHHDHERGHEYHNEDQHIPDDHDLDEEDDEDVDHPVHGAPIYDSAPGRGAARRQVDAIGKSGVNLGGIAVMGGEPHQEPRVVVVSPTTGVNQSGVAEPTMTFIEVEKVVHTKVNLEEQIHLEEDPHAPRRAHAPPNHQTKVKNPTGADIDVTPVEKSFSRMTILYEPNQEPPNLSPTVTETHHSSAGRNSQIAPELSSATNYPSIQSHGQYKPELSGEVKTKYPNSHGQFSPVLSKPTKTHYPEAQSHDQYLPQQSSATKTQYPSSGRSHDQFTPVSSTGHNIHHPSTKFHGQHLPQQSNTTKTQYPSSGGHDQFTPVSSTGPNIQHPSTKIHDQHLPQQFGATKTQYPSSGSHDQFTPVSSTEPNIQHPSTNFHDQHLPQQFSATKTHSPSSGSHDQYTPMSSTRPNIQHPSTKIHDQHLPQQFSATNTQYPSSGSHDQFTPVSSTGPNIQHPSTKIHDQHLPQQFSATNTHSPSSGSHDQFPPVSSTGPNIQHPSTKIHDQHLPQQLNATKTPYPSSRSHDQFTPVASTEPNMQHSSTRTHDQHLLQQFDETKHRYPSTGRHVQFTPEFSTQPNVQSHYTKTHDQYPSSVNHDQYPSTAIHDRHLPQQSSQGTKNTQYPSSGNHDQFLPEFSTQTRTPQAYNTTDIEESQYGSMEKPSNESSYTDKISSPTASIADTAVTAKNAVASKLGYGHRNETEATRAKMQENISNEEPSTVTLATAAIADKAVAAKNTVASKLGYGADTETTRAKMQENISNEEPSTVTLATAAIADKAVAAKNTVASKLGYGADTETTQTNTSSERPSTISSATSAIADKAVTAKNTVASKLGYGPETTHQEEKQSAISSATSAIADKAVTAKNTVASKLGYGPKTTHREEEKPSTISAATSAIADKAVNAKNTVASKLGYGPETTRREEEKQSTISAATSAIADKAVTAKNTVASKLGYGPETTQREEQKPSAISSATSAIADTAVSAKNTVASKLGYGADTETVQAKHHEEKPSTVSAATSAIANKAASAKNTVASKLGYGANTETTQTKNYQENTSNEQPSTISLATSAVADKAISAKNTVASKLGFGDTTTAHEEKRRDHAAAPTEYGKSVAQSLTENLGPVYGKSGVKSNVSGENASVVVEQDKGVSMRDYLADKLRPTPEDRALSEVISETLHKKEPVEVNEEGNKGVKRVISDAVHKREDDPEGRVDQQIPVWKVTESEEVKRRLGSEDEETERRYQELYVKSPGTGVVDKLMGMVGSLITNPVENESLQDSSTTNYGTEVEHLRQGGTERRLQESSN; translated from the exons ATGGATTCAAGAGCAGTTCAAACTCAGGGGCACAAGTACGATCAACATCATCGCAATCCTCACAACGTTGGGTCACAAGGAG TGGCACATGGGGATGAACACAACCAGCATGACCATGAGAAGAAGACGGTTATGaagaaagtaaaacaaaagGCCAAGAAAATCAAGGACTCCATCACAAAGCATGGTCATCATGACCATGAACGTGGCCACGAATATCACAATGAAGATCAGCATATCCCTGATGATCATGACTTGGATGAAGAAGATGACGAAGATGTAGACCACCCAGTCCATGGAGCACCGA TTTACGACAGTGCACCTGGTAGAGGTGCAGCACGAAGGCAAGTCGATGCTATTGGGAAAAGTGGAGTTAATTTAGGAGGTATAGCAGTTATGGGAGGAGAACCTCATCAGGAACCAAGAGTAGTGGTTGTTTCTCCAACCACTGGAGTTAATCAAAGCGGAGTCGCTGAGCCAACTATGACATTTATTGAGGTAGAGAAAGTAGTGCATACCAAGGTCAATTTGGAGGAACAAATTCACTTGGAGGAAGATCCTCATGCTCCACGAAGGGCACATGCTCCACCAAATCATCAAACCAAAGTCAAAAATCCAACTGGGGCAG ATATTGACGTTACCCCAGTTGAGAAATCGTTCTCCAGGATGACTATTCTTTATGAGCCAAACCAAGAACCACCAAACCTCTCTCCAACTGTTACTGAAACTCACCACTCTTCCGCTGGAAGGAATTCCCAAATTGCACCAGAGCTGTCTAGTGCAACTAATTACCCATCTATTCAGAGCCATGGCCAATACAAGCCAGAACTTTCTGGTGAAGTTAAAACCAAATACCCCAATAGCCACGGTCAGTTTTCACCAGTGTTGTCTAAACCAACCAAAACTCACTACCCTGAAGCCCAAAGCCATGACCAATACTTGCCACAACAATCGAGTGCTACAAAAACTCAATACCCTTCTTCTGGAAGAAGTCATGATCAGTTTACACCGGTGTCATCTACTGGACATAATATTCATCACCCGTCTACCAAATTCCATGGACAACACTTGCCACAACAATCCAATACTACAAAAACTCAATACCCTTCATCTGGAGGCCATGATCAGTTTACACCAGTGTCTTCTACCGGACCTAACATTCAACACCCTTCGACCAAAATCCATGACCAACACTTGCCACAACAATTCGGTGCTACAAAGACTCAATACCCTTCATCTGGAAGCCATGATCAGTTTACACCAGTGTCATCTACTGAACCTAATATTCAGCACCCTTCTACCAATTTCCATGACCAACACTTGCCTCAACAATTCAGTGCTACAAAAACTCATTCCCCTTCATCTGGAAGCCATGATCAGTACACACCAATGTCTTCTACCAGACCTAATATTCAGCACCCTTCGACCAAAATCCATGACCAACACTTGCCTCAACAATTCAGTGCTACA AATACTCAATACCCTTCATCTGGAAGCCATGATCAGTTCACACCAGTATCTTCTACCGGACCTAATATTCAGCACCCTTCGACCAAAATCCATGATCAACACTTGCCTCAACAATTCAGTGCTACAAATACTCATTCCCCTTCATCTGGAAGCCATGATCAGTTTCCACCAGTGTCTTCTACCGGACCTAATATTCAACACCCTTCTACCAAAATTCATGACCAACACTTGCCTCAACAACTCAACGCTACAAAAACCCCGTACCCTTCATCTAGAAGCCATGATCAGTTTACACCAGTGGCATCTACTGAACCTAATATGCAACACTCTTCTACCAGAACTCACGACCAGCACTTGTTACAACAATTTGATGAAACAAAACATCGGTACCCTTCAACGGGAAGACATGTTCAGTTTACACCAGAATTCTCTACCCAACCTAATGTTCAGTCCCATTACACCAAAACCCATGATCAATACCCCTCATCTGTAAACCATGACCAGTACCCTTCTACCGCGATCCATGACCGACACTTGCCACAGCAATCTAGTCAAGGTACGAAAAATACCCAGTATCCTTCATCTGGAAACCACGATCAATTTCTACCAGAATTTTCAACTCAAACAAGAACCCCACAAGCCTACAACACCACAGATATCGAGGAATCCCAATACGGATCAATGGAGAAACCATCAAATGAGAGCAGTTACACAGATAAAATCTCATCACCAACAGCTTCAATAGCTGATACAGCCGTCACTGCTAAAAATGCTGTAGCTTCAAAGCTTGGATATGGCCACCGAAATGAGACTGAAGCAACTCGAGCAAAGATGCAAGAGAACATAAGCAACGAAGAACCATCCACAGTCACATTAGCTACAGCCGCAATAGCTGATAAAGCCGTCGCTGCCAAAAACACAGTAGCTTCCAAACTCGGATATGGTGCCGACACCGAAACAACTCGAGCAAAGATGCAAGAGAACATAAGCAACGAAGAACCATCAACAGTCACATTAGCTACAGCCGCAATAGCTGATAAAGCCGTCGCTGCCAAAAACACAGTAGCTTCCAAGCTCGGATATGGTGCCGACACCGAAACAACTCAAACAAACACAAGCAGCGAAAGACCATCAACAATCTCTTCAGCAACCTCTGCAATAGCTGATAAAGCTGTCACTGCCAAGAATACTGTTGCTTCAAAGCTTGGATATGGTCCTGAAACAACACACCAAGAAGAAAAGCAATCGGCAATCTCTTCGGCAACCTCTGCAATAGCTGACAAAGCTGTCACTGCCAAAAACACCGTAGCTTCAAAGCTCGGATATGGTCCTAAAACAACTCATCGGGAAGAGGAAAAACCATCGACAATTTCTGCGGCAACCTCTGCAATAGCTGATAAAGCTGTCAATGCCAAAAACACCGTAGCTTCAAAGCTCGGATATGGTCCTGAAACAACTCGTcgggaagaagaaaaacagtCAACAATCTCTGCGGCAACCTCTGCAATAGCTGATAAAGCTGTCACTGCCAAAAACACCGTAGCTTCAAAGCTCGGATATGGTCCTGAAACGACTCAACGGGAAGAACAAAAACCATCCGCAATCTCTTCAGCAACCTCGGCCATAGCTGACACAGCTGTCTCAGCCAAAAACACCGTTGCCTCCAAGCTCGGGTATGGTGCTGACACTGAAACAGTTCAAGCAAAGCATCACGAAGAAAAACCATCAACAGTCTCTGCAGCCACCTCTGCGATAGCTAATAAAGCTGCCTCAGCCAAGAACACAGTAGCTTCAAAGCTCGGATACGGTGCCAACacagaaacaacacaaacaaagaaCTACCAAGAAAATACAAGCAATGAACAGCCATCAACAATTTCTTTAGCAACCTCAGCAGTAGCTGATAAAGCTATCTCAGCCAAAAACACCGTAGCTTCCAAGCTGGGTTTCGGTGACACAACAACAGCAcatgaagagaagagaagagatcATGCTGCTGCACCAACTGAATATGGAAAGAGTGTAGCTCAGTCTCTGACAGAGAACCTAGGTCCAGTTTATGGAAAGAGTGGTGTGAAATCCAATGTTTCAGGTGAAAATGCTAGTGTGGTTGTAGAACAAGACAAGGGTGTTTCTATGAGGGACTATTTGGCGGACAAGCTGAGGCCTACCCCTGAAGACAGGGCTCTCTCTGAAGTGATATCAGAGACTTTGCATAAGAAGGAGCCAGTGGAGGTCAATGAGGAAGGGAACAAGGGAGTGAAAAGAGTGATTTCTGATGCAGTGCATAAGAGAGAGGATGACCCTGAGGGAAGAGTAGACCAACAGATACCAGTATGGAAGGTAACAGAATCAGAGGAAGTGAAAAGAAGGTTAggaagtgaagatgaagaaactGAGAGAAGGTACCAAGAGCTGTATGTGAAGAGTCCAGGGACAGGTGTGGTTGATAAGCTTATGGGAATGGTTGGGTCATTGATTACCAATCCAGTGGAGAACGAATCCTTACAAG ATTCCTCTACTACGAATTATGGGACAGAAGTGGAACATCTTCGCCAAGGTGGAACTGAAAGAAGACTACAGGAGTCATCTAATTGA